In one Streptomyces sp. NBC_01241 genomic region, the following are encoded:
- a CDS encoding MCE family protein, with the protein MNAHRAQTVRRRLAGITFLLVPAVLVWVSVSVYNKDFTDDATVTVRTGSVGNEMHDNADVKLRGVVVGQVRTISADGNGARLTLAIQPDKLTRIPADVSAQMLPTTLFGERFVALVPPEVPSAQSLRAGAVIPQDRSSNAIELEEVLDNVLPLLTAVKPEKLAATLGAVSQALEGRGEKLGDTLLTLDAHLKKFNPQLPTLNADIKELVKVSKVYGDAAPDVLDALTDFTTTSGTIAEQQAELADLYGSTTASAQDITSFLRENKDNLIRLSATGRPTLELLARYSDEFPCTLRTMAGFVPAMDKALGKGTDRPGLHVTVKAVKSKGKYVPGKDTPVYDATGGPHCYSVPYVGRTVPTADARTAEAVAPAGRPRADEPAGTAPRDTKSALGMPNSPQESRLVNELVAPSLKVQPQTLPDWSSVLIGPAFRGAEVKLK; encoded by the coding sequence ATGAATGCCCACCGGGCGCAGACCGTGCGCCGCAGACTCGCCGGAATCACCTTCCTCCTCGTGCCCGCCGTGCTCGTATGGGTATCGGTCTCCGTGTACAACAAGGACTTCACCGACGACGCCACCGTGACCGTACGCACCGGCAGCGTCGGCAACGAGATGCACGACAACGCGGATGTGAAGCTGCGCGGCGTCGTCGTCGGCCAGGTCCGCACCATCTCGGCCGACGGGAACGGGGCCCGGCTCACCCTCGCGATCCAGCCCGACAAGCTCACCCGCATCCCCGCCGACGTGAGCGCGCAGATGCTGCCCACCACCCTCTTCGGGGAACGGTTCGTGGCGCTCGTACCGCCCGAGGTGCCGTCCGCGCAGTCCCTGCGGGCCGGGGCCGTCATCCCGCAGGACCGCTCCAGCAACGCCATCGAGCTGGAGGAGGTCCTCGACAACGTCCTGCCGCTGCTGACCGCCGTCAAGCCGGAGAAGCTCGCCGCCACCCTCGGCGCGGTCTCCCAGGCACTCGAAGGACGCGGCGAGAAGCTCGGCGACACCCTCCTCACGCTCGACGCCCACCTGAAGAAGTTCAACCCCCAACTCCCCACGCTCAATGCCGACATCAAGGAACTCGTCAAGGTGAGCAAGGTGTACGGGGATGCCGCGCCCGATGTCCTGGACGCACTCACCGACTTCACCACCACCAGCGGCACCATCGCCGAACAGCAGGCGGAACTCGCCGATCTGTACGGGTCCACGACCGCCTCCGCGCAGGACATCACGTCCTTCCTCCGGGAGAACAAGGACAACCTGATCCGGCTCTCCGCCACGGGCCGGCCGACGCTCGAACTACTGGCACGGTACTCGGACGAATTCCCCTGCACCCTGCGGACCATGGCCGGCTTCGTCCCGGCCATGGACAAGGCGCTCGGCAAGGGCACGGACCGGCCCGGACTCCATGTCACCGTCAAGGCCGTGAAGTCCAAGGGCAAGTACGTGCCCGGCAAGGACACCCCGGTCTACGACGCGACCGGCGGACCGCACTGCTATTCCGTGCCGTACGTCGGCCGGACCGTACCGACCGCGGACGCCCGTACGGCCGAGGCGGTCGCACCGGCCGGCCGGCCACGCGCCGACGAGCCGGCCGGCACCGCGCCCCGGGACACGAAATCAGCCCTCGGCATGCCCAATTCCCCGCAGGAGAGCCGGCTCGTCAACGAACTGGTCGCTCCCTCACTGAAAGTCCAGCCGCAGACCCTGCCCGACTGGAGCAGCGTGCTCATCGGTCCGGCCTTCCGCGGTGCGGAGGTGAAGCTCAAGTGA
- a CDS encoding MCE family protein, with product MKRRSLAGPLAKSIVFILVTVLATTVLALSIANTGVGDTTPYKARFTDVTGLVVGDSVRIAGVKVGQVESIDVADKRLAEVGFAVRKGRKLPASVTASIKYLNMVGQRYIDLDQGAGPVGRSFAAGATIPLSRTTPALDLTQLFNGFQPLFEGLSPPDVNQLAGSIVQVLQGEGGTVDSILQHVGSLTATVAAKDKVIGEVIKNLNTVLKTVNDREAGFNDLVVTLQKLVTGFSGDRKQLGRAVTAMGALTTVTADLLDDGRKPLKDDIRQLGRLSDQLGKGTPQIENFLRKTPAKMEAISRLASYGSWLNLYLCEAKVSGVTNDDGSAPPTGIVVAKPRCQA from the coding sequence GTGAAGCGCCGCTCTCTCGCCGGGCCGCTCGCGAAGTCGATCGTCTTCATCCTGGTGACCGTTCTCGCCACCACCGTCCTGGCCCTGTCCATCGCCAATACGGGCGTCGGCGACACCACCCCGTACAAGGCCAGGTTCACCGACGTCACCGGGCTGGTCGTCGGTGACAGCGTCCGGATCGCCGGGGTGAAGGTCGGGCAGGTCGAGTCCATCGACGTGGCCGACAAGCGGCTCGCCGAGGTCGGCTTCGCCGTCCGCAAGGGGCGCAAGCTGCCCGCCTCGGTGACCGCCTCGATCAAATACCTCAACATGGTCGGCCAGCGGTACATCGACCTCGACCAGGGCGCCGGACCGGTCGGCCGCAGCTTCGCCGCCGGGGCGACCATCCCGCTCTCCCGCACCACTCCGGCGCTCGATCTCACCCAGCTCTTCAACGGCTTCCAGCCGCTCTTCGAAGGGCTCTCCCCGCCGGACGTGAACCAGCTCGCGGGCTCCATCGTCCAGGTGCTCCAGGGCGAGGGCGGCACCGTCGACAGCATCCTCCAGCACGTCGGCTCACTGACCGCAACGGTCGCCGCGAAGGACAAGGTGATCGGCGAGGTGATCAAGAACCTCAATACGGTCCTGAAGACCGTCAACGACCGCGAGGCCGGCTTCAACGACCTCGTCGTCACCCTCCAGAAACTCGTCACCGGCTTCTCCGGCGACCGTAAACAGCTCGGCCGGGCGGTCACCGCGATGGGCGCGCTCACCACCGTCACCGCGGACCTCCTCGACGACGGCCGTAAACCCCTCAAGGACGACATCAGACAACTCGGCCGTCTCTCGGACCAGTTGGGCAAGGGCACCCCGCAGATCGAGAACTTCCTGCGCAAGACCCCGGCCAAGATGGAAGCGATCAGCCGCCTCGCCTCGTACGGCTCATGGCTCAACCTCTACCTCTGCGAGGCCAAGGTCAGCGGTGTGACCAACGATGACGGCAGCGCACCGCCCACCGGCATCGTCGTCGCGAAGCCGAGGTGCCAGGCATGA
- a CDS encoding MlaE family ABC transporter permease — protein MSMLSWLDRSGEQLTFYVRALIWIPRTLRRYLREVQRLLAEVAFGSGGLGVIGGTIGVMIAMTLFTGTVVGLQGYAALNQIGTSAFTGFISAYFNTREIAPLVAGLALSATVGAGFTAQLGAMRINEEVDALEAMGVRSMPYLVTTRIIAGVVAIIPLYAIGLLSSYLASRYITILFNGQSAGTYDHYFNLFLSPDDVLLSVLKVLIFSVMVILAHCYYGFHATGGPAGVGVAVGRSVRNAIVLISVTDFFLSLAIWGATTTVKVAG, from the coding sequence ATGTCGATGCTCAGCTGGCTGGATCGATCCGGCGAACAACTCACCTTTTACGTACGGGCGTTGATCTGGATCCCGCGGACTCTGCGTCGCTACCTGCGCGAGGTCCAGCGACTGCTGGCCGAAGTGGCGTTCGGCAGCGGAGGTCTCGGGGTCATCGGCGGCACCATCGGCGTGATGATCGCGATGACCCTCTTCACCGGCACGGTCGTCGGCCTCCAGGGGTACGCCGCCCTCAACCAGATCGGCACCTCCGCCTTCACCGGCTTCATCTCCGCCTACTTCAACACCCGGGAGATCGCCCCGCTCGTCGCCGGACTCGCGCTCTCCGCGACCGTCGGCGCCGGCTTCACCGCCCAGCTCGGCGCGATGCGGATCAACGAGGAGGTCGACGCCCTGGAGGCGATGGGCGTGCGGTCCATGCCCTACCTCGTCACCACCCGGATCATCGCCGGAGTCGTCGCGATCATCCCGCTGTACGCGATCGGGCTGCTCTCCTCGTACCTGGCGTCCCGCTACATCACGATCCTGTTCAACGGACAGTCCGCGGGCACCTACGACCACTACTTCAATCTCTTCCTCTCCCCGGACGACGTGCTGCTGTCGGTGCTCAAGGTGCTGATCTTCAGCGTGATGGTGATCCTCGCCCACTGCTACTACGGCTTCCACGCCACCGGCGGGCCCGCTGGAGTGGGGGTGGCCGTCGGCCGGTCGGTGCGCAACGCCATCGTGCTCATCAGCGTCACCGACTTCTTCCTCTCGCTCGCCATCTGGGGCGCCACGACGACGGTGAAGGTGGCCGGCTGA